Below is a genomic region from Rosa chinensis cultivar Old Blush chromosome 5, RchiOBHm-V2, whole genome shotgun sequence.
tatcggagttgttttgagacTTGTACatcattcgaagtgggagctattcagaagaggcgaatagctcttggattggctgagaagacaaccttctcagttctgcacacataAGCTGAAGATTCATCCATCCGTCATCAAGTAATATTTTCCAAAacctaattttatattcattcTTCTTGCTTATTGTgcctattgattgaatatgaaaaatcaccaaaatgcatgaaccctagcaaatgctacatgatttatttacttggtatacgtatttgtatatatttgttcatgtgtttgggattgtttgattggaaaagaaaagagaaaaatttatgGTGTTCATGTGTTTGGGATTGTTTGATAGGAAACGAAAAGTGAAAAATTTATGGACTGCAACTATATATCTATAGTAattcaacaagaaaaaaaaaacagattgtgcagttgctgggattcgaacccagctAAAAATAGGTTCCAACTCAACATGTTGTCCGCTATACCACTATGGAAAGTTAGTATGTATTAACATTATTTAGTATTAATTCTGCCTGAAGCAGATTTGAGGCcaattaattggtgattgattaATCCGTGcgttgattttgattgatttctatccaaagcaattactatagtaatttatgctcattaccaCAATCACTTCATAATTTATTCTTTCTTATTTCATTATTCATTTTAATAACGTATATTGCGTTTATTACTATAATGATTTTGTGGTGTTACTTGCTTAtctatttgctcatattaatTATATGAATATTTTAGTggcttaaaaaaaatttccttgcACTAGAATATATATGAATAGAATGCAGGTACTtaatgaaccagaagttcacacATAAATATTGAACCAAAAGATCATACATAAatattgaaccagaagttcacacGTATCGAACCCGTAGTTTCGATAACATTGAAAGGTTATGAATCTTTCCAAGTAGGCACACCCAATtcgatgcgatgtctaggcaagatacaatgaggctgtgtacttaagagagcctcgctccacccaAACCTCATactcttacctggtcgtatttaattggagttaccaaaagggtTGAGAAATAACATTTCATGAATATCGAATCTGTAATTTCGATAATGTCATATAAGGAACTTGAAGTTTCATTCATTAATTCACCATGTACATGTTTAATCCTaattttcataccatgttatagaacctgaagttcttatTGATTGCTTGTGGAAATTATTACCCATAGCACTAACAATTATCCTTTGAATCCTTGTTGagaatgtcaaatctcaacaagctTCAAGCTCCATTTGACTGCAAATAAGATGAGATCAACGATTAATGCTGACAACATCGCCCCTGAAGATATGAAGGCAAGGGCTATGATTTTCATCAGGAAACATATGGAGGAAGCACTCAAGGTGGAATATTTAGCTGAAGAGGACCCATGGTCCCTGTGGGTCGCTCTAGAAGAGCGATTCAACCATCAGAGGACTATCTACTTGCCAGAAGCAAGGCACGACTGGCAGAACATACGTTTCCAGGATTTCAAGACTGTCAATGAGTATAACTCTGAAATCTGTAGGATTCGGTCACTCCTAAAATTCTGTGGAGAAGAGCTCACAGAAGCTGATCTATTGGAGAAAACTTTCTCCACCTTTCCTCCTTCCTGTATGGTCCTGCAGCAACAATACAGGGAGAGAAACTTTGCTAGATTCTCAGAATTGGTCACCGTCCTGTTGCTCGCTGAAAAGAACAACGACCTACTTTTGAGGAATGATCAAGCAAGGCCCACCGGTACCAGAACAGTTCCTTTGCCTGAAGCAAATGCTATTGCCCATCGCGAAAATAATCGCGCAAGGAGAAACCGGGGTCGTGGAAGGGGAAGGAGGCCTGAACGTCCGAGACATGGAAGGAGAAATGGGCCCAGAAATGCCCCATATGACCGTGACCACCAAGGTAATCGCCCAAGGGGTCAAGGAGGACGTGGACAAGGCCCACGTGGTGGAAACAGAAATGCCCAGGTCCAACAAGCTCAAATTAGAGAGAATGTTGGCCTGGCCCGTCACCCTCAAAATCAGCATAATCTATGTTATAGATGTGGAGGCACTGACCATTGGTCTCGCACCTGCCGTGCAACAAATGAAGAGATAGGAGAGTATCACGCCAGACGCGGAACTCGAGAGGCCAACCTTGTGGAAGAGTCAGTTCCTATGGATACCACCTTGGAGATTACTGATTTCCAAGCAGCCAATGGGTACATCGAGGATTGAAAACTAGAGAACATGGACATAATAGGCACTTGTGCCATATCTATATTATTGTTATGAATAATAGTTTATATTTCCTTTGGATTatctttggtgatttttgggatATTGGTTTTATGAGTTGGTTATGCTTGgatgtttaattcaataaagttatttattttcatacatgtgatccattgaattaaatttatgaataggcatgtcttgtggggaagtttgttgtctggctgatagtgctactacgcacaccatactccgaGATAGGAAGTATTTTACAAACTTATTGCCTactcatacctctgtgacaactaTATCAGGTCAATCCAACCTAATAGAGGGCCATGGCAAAGCCCAttttatgttgtccaatggtactgaatttaccattaatgaggccttatattctccacgttccagaagaacgttattgagttttaaggatattcgagccaacggttatcacgttgaaaccactgaggaaaatgagtggaatatctttgcataacctccaatTTGTACGGCcggaagcgtacattggagaagcTAAAATGCCTTTCGAGTGGTCTCTACATGACTACCATAAGATCAATTGAGGCAAATCACATAACTAGCCAGAAGATAAccaattcaagcaactacttactttggcatgaccgtttgggacacccaggtcaaagtatgatgcgcCGTATCCTAAATTTATCCCATGGGCATCCACTTACCAATAAGGATCTTGTGTATAGTAACACATTATGCCAAGCATGCTCATTGGGAAAATTAAATGTAAGACCATCATATCCAAAGACTGAAAAAGACTCCAACCTTTTcctacaaaggatacaaggggatatatgtggacctatccaaccaccatgcggacaatttaaatatttcatggttttggttgatgcatcgacaagGTGGTCACATGTTAcgttattgtccacaagaaatgctgcgtttgctaaactccttgcccagattattaaattaagggctcaccacccggATTATCCaataaagtctataagacttgataatgctggagagtttacatcaaaatcatttgatgattattgcatatcccttgggattaatattgagcatccagttccctatgttcatacCCAGAATGGTCTCGTAGAAGCGTTCATTAAAAGATTACAAATGATCGCACAGaccttggtaatgcgcaccaagcttccAGTATCtgcgtggggctatgcaattttgcatgcagctatgttggtccgaCTGAGGCCCATTGCCACCCAACCTTATCCCGCGTTACAATTGGttactgggtacgaacctgatgtttcgcacttacgcgtatttgggtgtgcagttttcgtgccaattgcgccaccacaacgtacaaaaatgggtcctcaacgaagGATGGGCATATATGTCGGTTATGAATCCCCATCCATTATACGCtttttagagcccttgacaggcgatctctttacagctagatttgcggattgtcactttgatgagacagtcttcccgccgttagggggagataagaacgttaccgttcctgatgaacgacgtgaattgacgtggaatgtccccactatgtctcatcttgatcccctaaccgtacaatgtgataatgaagtgcggagaattctagatctacagagggtagcccaaaatatgacagacgctttctctgatctagctaaagtgacgagatcacatatacctgctgcaaatatgcctgcaaggatagatgtCCCTGTAGGACACGTCaccccagatggacgaggtacgaccatggtggctaaccagtcatatgtccctgcccagaaGCGAGGAAGACCactaggttcgaaggattcttatccccggAAGAGGGTAAAactggcacaaaccaatccacTAGACATCGCGATCTCAACTGATCCATCTCACGAGACaattccggattatgggtccgtcctagaagagactacgttgggggacgctccaacgtctgaacccactcccgagaatagagaaatctcggtaaattaTGCATGCTTAAGTGAGATCTGGAATCGgaatgagattatcatcgatgatatatttgtATTCGCAGTAGCTACCGAAATTATAAATagtgatgacatcgaacctcgctccgttgatgaatgtcaacgtagagatgactggccaaaatggaaagaagcaatccaggtcgaattagattccttgacaaagagaaaggtgtttggacctgtagtccccacacctccccatgttaaacctgtaggatttaaatgggtatttataaggaagcgtaatgagaaaaacgagattgtgagatacaaggctcgtctagtggcgcaaggattttctcaacgccctgggattgattatgaggagacatattctcccgtaatggacgtcataacgttccgctaccttatcagtttggtagtttccgaaaaactgagtATGCAGCTAATGgatgtggtcacagcttatctctatggggatcttgatacagagatatacatgaaatttCCTGAAGGACTTAAGATACCcggtgcaaatagttctagaccacggaacacgctcttcattcgtttgaggcgttcactttatggattaaaacaatccggacggatatggtataaccgtctaagtgaatatttgatcgggatgggatacgtaaacaatgaactatgcccatgcgtgtttattaagaaaacaagttctggatttgcaattgtggcggtctatgtcgatgacatgaatctgattggtactcctgaagagatcaaagaaaccgcaaagcacctgaagtctgaatttgagatgaaagatcttgggagaacGAATTACTGCCTTGGCCTGGAGCTCGAGCACCGTGATGATGACATTCTGCTTCATCAATCAAActacatccagaagatgttaagacgttttaatgaggataaagtAAAGCCCTCAAGCACTCCCATGGTTGTTCGAAGTCTAGATCCTAAGAGAGATTCGTttcgtcctgcagatgataacgaagagatattggcaCCAGaggtcccatatctaagtgcaataggcgcattattgtacttggctcaatgcaCTAGACCAGACATTTCATTctctgtgaacttgttagctagatatagctctgcgccaacacgccgccactggaatggcataaaagacatttttcgctaccttagaggtacgaccgatatgggcttattctatccctatgcatcaagaAATGGaccaaacccccttgatcctcagaatgatgctcgccttgttggatatgctgatgcaggctatctatcagacccgcacaaggcgcgttcccaaactggttatgtctttactattgggaatactgcaatttctaggaggtctacaaaacagactcttgttgctacctcttcgaatcatgctgagattctagcttttcacgaagcagtacgtgaatgtatatggttgagagccatcacaaagcatgttcgaagcacatgtggactgtatTCCActactgatgaaccaaccactaTCCACGAAGATAATActgcttgtattgagcaaatgaagacgggtttcatcaaaggagacaacaccaaacatattgcaccgaagttcttcttcaatcagcagcaacaagagcatcagaagattgaagtcaaACAGATTCGATCTGAAGGcaatcgtgcagacctctttaccaagtcactaccaaagtctacattccataagcatgttcaaggtattggtctacgtaaactatctgaattacctaacatgcaATTTTCAGagggagtcgaaatcagggggagtatcctgaagcatacccacttgaccatcgtgtactcttttcgTCCTttgtccagggttatttttgtcccactgggttttgttacctggcaaggttttgacAAGGCACATCTCtggcatggtcaccccacttactgcatcctgaagatgctttgatttgacatatatgcatttgctcatcttttcccttcgaccacgggtttctcccactgggtttaccgggcaaggttttggtgtagcaactctaatgcatacctctcgtagacatactatctacttatgatgctgataagaagacttcacctatctctgtTGTGATatgactactccacattcacgcccgttgtgctctttttctccttcgaccaaggttgtttttctcccacagggtttttattatttggcaaggtttttgacaaggcaacttagaagcgctcagcctaggcaacactattgacatgaaatatccaagggggagtgttgtaaatagttatggctaatatcatataaatagatggagagtcatatatgcctttcactatagattagtgattgatagaattgtgaataggagtaattgacgttgctattaaacgttgtCCATTTGcatacatcatgtactcctatataaaccccctcatggtgagatgaatagacaCACCATATCTCCATGCGTCCAAACTCTCTTTTTTTCTGAAacacttttgctttcattttgtaacaattttgtgtttttatgtcaTTGATTGTTTTTAGAAAAGTTGTTGTGAAGTATTGGATAATTGAACTTGTTACTGTTACAGGAAAATTGACATCTTCATATGTATGTTTAACTCAGATGGTCATCTGCTATTAGATAGTTTGCTGAGTACTTGCTTTCGTTTATTATTAACTGTGCTTTACATTCATAACAGGGACTTCCACTTTTTGAGGTTTCTATTAACATTGCCCTACTGATGATAAAGTGCTCAAAGTGATGGTCAATTGAGAGAATCTGCATCCATTCAAAATATGTAGTATATTTTGTAATATGCTATATTCTTAACA
It encodes:
- the LOC112164446 gene encoding uncharacterized protein LOC112164446, with product MRSTINADNIAPEDMKARAMIFIRKHMEEALKVEYLAEEDPWSLWVALEERFNHQRTIYLPEARHDWQNIRFQDFKTVNEYNSEICRIRSLLKFCGEELTEADLLEKTFSTFPPSCMVLQQQYRERNFARFSELVTVLLLAEKNNDLLLRNDQARPTGTRTVPLPEANAIAHRENNRARRNRGRGRGRRPERPRHGRRNGPRNAPYDRDHQGNRPRGQGGRGQGPRGGNRNAQVQQAQIRENVGLARHPQNQHNLCYRCGGTDHWSRTCRATNEEIGEYHARRGTREANLVEESVPMDTTLEITDFQAANGYIED